From Vigna unguiculata cultivar IT97K-499-35 chromosome 5, ASM411807v1, whole genome shotgun sequence, the proteins below share one genomic window:
- the LOC114183925 gene encoding bifunctional dihydroflavonol 4-reductase/flavanone 4-reductase-like isoform X2, which translates to MEVKKKKQKKSGEEARRFCVTGATGYIGSWLVETLLQRGYTVHATVRDPEKSLHLLSLWTRGDRLRIFKADLNEEGSFDEAVRGCDGVFHVAASMEFNVDHKENIEAYVQANIIDPSIKGTLNLLKSCMNSSSVKRVVLTSSISTITAKDSNGKWKPVVDESCQIQTEHVLKIQASGWVYALSKLLTEEAAFKFAKENGIDLVSVITTTVAGEGEFLKILSAVNARMGSIGLVHIEDICSAHIFLMEHRKAEGRYICSSQSCRLSMLANLLTTEYSYSNKKRIGEKNYDKVPSEICSKKLRDLGFSYKHGVEDIIHHTIICCLDYGYLPPIRQ; encoded by the exons ATGgaggtgaagaagaagaagcagaagAAAAGTGGAGAAGAAGCAAGAAGATTCTGTGTTACTGGAGCAACTGGGTATATTGGTTCATGGCTTGTGGAGACTCTTCTTCAAAGAGGTTACACTGTTCATGCCACTGTTAGAGATCCTG AAAAGTCACTTCACCTGTTATCGTTATGGACAAGAGGTGACCGATTGAGGATTTTCAAGGCGGATTTGAATGAAGAAGGGAGTTTCGATGAGGCTGTAAGAGGCTGTGATGGGGTTTTTCATGTTGCAGCTTCAATGGAGTTCAATGTGGATCACAAAGAAAACATTG AGGCCTATGTTCAAGCAAACATAATCGATCCTTCAATCAAAGGGACCTTAAACCTTCTGAAGTCCTGCATGAATTCCAGTTCTGTGAAAAGGGTTGTTCTCACTTCTTCAATAAGTACAATTACTGCCAAAGACAGCAATGGGAAGTGGAAACCTGTTGTTGATGAATCTTGCCAGATCCAAACAGAACATGTGTTAAAAATACAAGCAAGTGGATGG GTTTATGCACTTTCAAAGCTTCTAACAGAAGAGGCAGCATTTAAGTTTGCAAAAGAGAATGGCATTGATCTTGTGTCAGTCATAACAACCACTGTTGCAG GTGAAGGTGAGTTCTTGAAGATATTATCTGCTGTGAATGCAAGAATGGGGTCAATTGGTTTAGTTCACATTGAGGATATATGCAGTGCGCATATTTTCCTAATGGAACATCGTAAAGCAGAAGGTCGATACATATGCAGCAGCCAAAGCTGTCGATTGTCTATGTTGGCTAATCTTCTTACAACAGAGTATTCTTACTCAAATAAGAAAAG GATAGgtgagaaaaattatgataaagttCCTTCTGAGATTTGCTCAAAGAAATTAAGAGATCTGGGTTTTAGTTACAAGCATGGAGTTGAAGATATAATCCACCACACAATTATTTGTTGCCTAGATTATGGCTATTTACCTCCCATTAGACAATAG
- the LOC114183925 gene encoding putative anthocyanidin reductase isoform X1, translating to MEVKKKKQKKSGEEARRFCVTGATGYIGSWLVETLLQRGYTVHATVRDPEKSLHLLSLWTRGDRLRIFKADLNEEGSFDEAVRGCDGVFHVAASMEFNVDHKENIEAYVQANIIDPSIKGTLNLLKSCMNSSSVKRVVLTSSISTITAKDSNGKWKPVVDESCQIQTEHVLKIQASGWVYALSKLLTEEAAFKFAKENGIDLVSVITTTVAGPFFTATVPSSVKVLLSPITGEGEFLKILSAVNARMGSIGLVHIEDICSAHIFLMEHRKAEGRYICSSQSCRLSMLANLLTTEYSYSNKKRIGEKNYDKVPSEICSKKLRDLGFSYKHGVEDIIHHTIICCLDYGYLPPIRQ from the exons ATGgaggtgaagaagaagaagcagaagAAAAGTGGAGAAGAAGCAAGAAGATTCTGTGTTACTGGAGCAACTGGGTATATTGGTTCATGGCTTGTGGAGACTCTTCTTCAAAGAGGTTACACTGTTCATGCCACTGTTAGAGATCCTG AAAAGTCACTTCACCTGTTATCGTTATGGACAAGAGGTGACCGATTGAGGATTTTCAAGGCGGATTTGAATGAAGAAGGGAGTTTCGATGAGGCTGTAAGAGGCTGTGATGGGGTTTTTCATGTTGCAGCTTCAATGGAGTTCAATGTGGATCACAAAGAAAACATTG AGGCCTATGTTCAAGCAAACATAATCGATCCTTCAATCAAAGGGACCTTAAACCTTCTGAAGTCCTGCATGAATTCCAGTTCTGTGAAAAGGGTTGTTCTCACTTCTTCAATAAGTACAATTACTGCCAAAGACAGCAATGGGAAGTGGAAACCTGTTGTTGATGAATCTTGCCAGATCCAAACAGAACATGTGTTAAAAATACAAGCAAGTGGATGG GTTTATGCACTTTCAAAGCTTCTAACAGAAGAGGCAGCATTTAAGTTTGCAAAAGAGAATGGCATTGATCTTGTGTCAGTCATAACAACCACTGTTGCAGGTCCATTCTTCACTGCTACTGTACCATCAAGTGTTAAAGTGCTACTGTCACCAATTACAG GTGAAGGTGAGTTCTTGAAGATATTATCTGCTGTGAATGCAAGAATGGGGTCAATTGGTTTAGTTCACATTGAGGATATATGCAGTGCGCATATTTTCCTAATGGAACATCGTAAAGCAGAAGGTCGATACATATGCAGCAGCCAAAGCTGTCGATTGTCTATGTTGGCTAATCTTCTTACAACAGAGTATTCTTACTCAAATAAGAAAAG GATAGgtgagaaaaattatgataaagttCCTTCTGAGATTTGCTCAAAGAAATTAAGAGATCTGGGTTTTAGTTACAAGCATGGAGTTGAAGATATAATCCACCACACAATTATTTGTTGCCTAGATTATGGCTATTTACCTCCCATTAGACAATAG
- the LOC114183321 gene encoding probable histone H2A.3: MAGRGKTLGSSAAKKATSRSSKAGLQFPVGRIARFLKAGKYAERVGAGAPVYLAAVLEYLAAEVLELAGNAARDNKKTRIVPRHIQLAVRNDEELSKLLGDVTIANGGVMPNIHNLLLPKKAGGSSKGAGADDDS, encoded by the exons ATGGCAGGGCGAGGTAAAACCCTAGGATCCAGCGCCGCCAAGAAGGCTACCTCTCGGAGCAGCAAGGCTGGGCTCCAATTTCCTGTTGGTCGTATCGCTCGTTTCCTCAAGGCTGGAAAGTACGCAGAGCGTGTCGGTGCCGGTGCCCCTGTCTATCTGGCTGCCGTTCTTGAGTATCTCGCTGCTGAG GTTCTTGAGTTGGCTGGGAACGCTGCTAGAGATAACAAGAAGACTCGAATTGTGCCTCGTCACATTCAATTGGCCGTGAGAAACGATGAAGAGTTGAGCAAGCTTCTCGGGGATGTTACCATTGCTAACGGAGGTGTTATGCCCAACATTCACAATCTTTTGCTTCCAAAGAAGGCTGGTGGCTCATCCAAGGGTGCTGGTGCTGATGATGACTCTTAA
- the LOC114186016 gene encoding histone H2A.6-like, with translation MASRAKTQGPTMNKKGMSKSTKAGLQFPVGRVARYLKTGKYAERIGTGAPVYLASVLEYLAAEVLELAGNAAIDNKKTRIMPRHIQLAVRNDEELSILLGDVTIANGGVIPNIHNLLLPKKSGTSKGFDVDED, from the exons ATGGCAAGCCGAGCCAAAACCCAAGGACCAACCATGAACAAAAAAGGCATGTCAAAGAGTACCAAAGCTGGTCTCCAATTCCCTGTTGGTCGTGTTGCTCGATACCTCAAGACGGGCAAGTATGCTGAGCGCATCGGTACCGGTGCTCCTGTGTATCTCGCATCCGTTCTTGAATATCTGGCTGCCGAA GTATTGGAGTTGGCAGGAAATGCTGCCATAGACAACAAGAAGACTAGAATCATGCCTCGCCATATCCAATTGGCAGTTAGGAATGATGAAGAGTTGAGTATACTTCTTGGGGATGTTACCATAGCCAATGGTGGTGTCATCCCTAACATTCACAACCTCTTACTTCCAAAGAAGAGTGGCACCTCTAAGGGTTTTGATGTTGACGAGGACTAG
- the LOC114185262 gene encoding calcium/calmodulin-regulated receptor-like kinase 1, translating to MKEESTGLIIGISIGVVIGIALAISALFCFRYHRKRSQIGNSSSRRAAAIPIRQNGFDSCTILSDSTLGPDSPVRSARNGTSFWLEGFKKSSNMVSASGIPEYSYKDLQKATYNFTTLIGQGAFGPVYKAQMSTGETVAVKVLATNSKQGEKEFHTEVMLLGRLHHRNLVNLVGYCAEKGQHMLIYVYMSKGCLASHLYSEENGALGWELRVHIALDVARGIEYLHDGAVPPVIHRDIKSSNILLDQSMRARVADFGLSREEVVDKQAAIRGTFGYLDPEYISSGTFTKKSDVYSFGVLLFELIAGRNPQQGLMEYVELAAMNSEGKVGWEEIVDSRLEGKCEFEEVNEVAALAYKCINRVPKKRPSMRDIVQVLTRILKSRHQRNHHHEKSLSATGDEVSIDVDQLETKTSLTHHHTREESIDSSTADMYDL from the exons ATGAAAGAGGAGTCAACTGGGCTTATCATAGGGATTTCCATAGGTGTGGTGATTGGAATTGCTTTGGCAATTTCTGCGTTGTTCTGTTTCAGATATCATCGGAAACGATCACAGATAGGTAATAGCAGTTCCCGGAGAGCAGCTGCCATACCCATCCGCCAAAATGGTTTTGATTCTTGCACTATTCTATCAGACTCAACCTTGGGTCCAGATTCACCTGTGAGGTCTGCACGAAATGGCACATCTTTCTGGCTTGAGGGCTTCAAGAAGAGTAGCAACATGGTGTCAGCATCTGGAATACCAGAATATTCATACAA GGATTTGCAAAAGGCTACATATAATTTTACAACACTAATAGGACAAGGTGCCTTTGGTCCTGTTTATAAAGCTCAGATGTCTACTGGGGAGACTGTTGCGGTTAAAGTTCTCGCAACTAATTCTAAGCAAGGGGAGAAAGAATTTCATACAGAG GTTATGCTGTTGGGAAGGTTACATCATAGGAATCTGGTCAATTTGGTCGGTTATTGTGCGGAAAAGGGTCAACATATGCTTATTTATGTGTACATGAGTAAAGGCTGCTTGGCTTCCCACTTGTACA GTGAAGAGAATGGTGCTCTGGGTTGGGAATTGAGAGTTCATATAGCTTTAGACGTAGCAAGAGGAATAGAGTATCTTCATGATGGA GCAGTTCCTCCTGTAATCCATCGAGATATAAAATCTTCCAATATTCTCTTGGACCAGTCCATGCGAGCCAGG GTTGCTGATTTTGGACTCTCTCGAGAAGAGGTGGTGGATAAACAAGCTGCAATTCGGGGTACCTTTGGGTATCTTGATCCTGAGTATATATCTTCAGGAACATTCACCAAAAAAAGTGATGTATACAGTTTTGGGGTTTTGCTTTTTGAACTTATAGCAGGCAGAAATCCTCAGCAAGGTCTAATGGAATATGTTGAGCTA GCAGCAATGAACAGTGAGGGGAAAGTTGGTTGGGAGGAGATAGTTGATTCTAGGCTTGAAGGAAAATGTGAGTTTGAAGAGGTGAATGAAGTGGCAGCCCTTGCCTACAAATGCATCAACCGTGTCCCAAAGAAACGCCCTTCAATGAGGGACATTGTGCAAGTTTTGACACGAATTCTCAAGTCCAGGCACCAAAGGAATCATCATCACGAGAAGTCACTCTCAGCCACAGGTGATGAAGTTTCCATTGATGTTGATCAGCTAGAAACCAAGACTTCTCTCACTCACCACCACACAAGAGAAGAATCTATAGATAGCAGCACAGCTGACATGTATGATTTGTAG
- the LOC114183442 gene encoding 50S ribosomal protein L24, chloroplastic — MAAMAALQSSMTGLSLSSNSFLGQRFSPITFPSLLPGKSTEKQCPIVMKLKRWERKKCKPNSLPILHKMHVKLGDTVQIITGSERGKVGEITRIFKHNSTIIVKDLNLKTKHVKSREEGEPGQIIKIEGPIHSSNVMLYSKDQKVASRVGHKVLDNGKKVRYLIKTGEIIDSAENWKKLKEDTTKKPEEAAAAAA; from the exons ATGGCAGCCATGGCTGCTCTTCAGAGCTCAATGACCGGTCTTTCCCTCTCCTCCAACTCTTTCTTAGGCCAGCGCTTTTCCCCCATCACGTTCCCCTCTCTTCTTCCG GGTAAGTCAACAGAGAAGCAATGTCCCATTGTAATGAAG CTTAAACGATGGGAACGAAAGAAGTGTAAACCAAACAGTCTTCCTATCTTGCACAAAATGCATGTTAAACTTGGAGATACGGTGCAAATCATAACTGGAAGTGAAAGGGGTAAAGTTGGGGAGATCACTAGAATCTTCAAGCATAACAGCACAATAATAGTGAAAGAtttaaatttgaagacaaaGCATGTCAAGAGTAGAGAAGAGGGGGAACCGGGCCAAATTATTAAG ATTGAAGGTCCTATCCACAGTTCAAATGTGATGTTGTACTCCAAAGATCAGAAGGTGGCAAGCCGTGTGGGGCACAAAGTCCTTGATAATGGTAAAAAAGTTCGGTACCTTATAAAGACTGGAGAAATAATTGACAGTGCAGAGAATTGGAAGAAACTGAAGGAGGACACTACTAAGAAACCTGAAGaagctgctgctgctgctgcatAA